AGCGCACTTCCCCTGGCTGTCGCCCGACGTGTGTGCCGTGTTGCATGCGCGCCGCTGCGGATGGTTCAGCGGTCAGCAGTTGGGCATGATGCTGCTGGAAGAACTGCGTGCGGCAGATGGTGTGCTGGTGGAGGGGCGCGTGGAGCGCGTGCGGGTGGAGGGCGGCCGGGTGGTTGGTGTGGACGTGGCGCTTGGTGGCGAGTCGAGACATGTGAGCTGCGGCGCCTTCGTCAATGCCGCGGGCCCCCATGCGCGTGCGGTGGGCGCGCTGTGCGGGCAGGACCTGCCGCTGTTCAGCGAGGCCCACTACAAGCTGTCCATGGAAGACGAGCATGGTGTGGTGGACCGTGGCACGGGGCTGGTGATTCTCGACGACCCCATATCCTTGCCGTGGAGCAGTGAGGAGCGCGCCGAGCTGGCGGCCGACCCCGATCTGGCGTGGATGACTCATGAATTGCCGGCGGGCATTCATTTGCGGCCCGAGGGATACGGCGCGAGTCGCACGGTGCTGATGCTGTGGGACTATCACGGCGCGCAGCGGTACGACGCGCCGATGTACCCGTTGCCTGAGGACCCGTACTATCCCGAAGTGGTGCTGCGTGGCATGTGTGCGCTGGCGCCGGGGTTGCGCGCGTATCTGGAGCGCCTGCCGCGCTGCTGGGTGGACGGCGGCTACTACACCAAGACGCGGGAGAACAGGCCGCTCATTGGGCCGGCGGGTGCAGACGGCGCGTATGTGTGCGCGGGATTCAGCGGGTTTGGGCTGATGGCCGCGCCGGCGGCGGCGGAGATGGTGGGGGCTCGGCTCGTGGGTTCGGAAGGGCCGGAGTATGCGGCGGCGTTTGATGTGCGGCGGTATGAGGATTCGGGGTACCGTGCCAGACTTGAGAGTTGGGGGGAGACGGGGCAGTTGTAGGAGGATCAGGCGGGGGGATGGAGAGCCGCGATGGGGCCATTGCCTAGGTGAACCGAGACTTCGCCCGGCATACAGAACGTTCAGCACAGGGATAAATTACGGCTCAGCTTGTCACGGTATGGACGTAACCTCTTGATTGCACTTACTTTGCGCAACGAGAAGCAGTCAGACAATCGACGTGCTATGTTGGCGAGGTGCACAGCGTAAAGGTTTGTGTGCAGTGATTTCACACAGGTGAATTCTCGTTAGCTGGTCAACCGATTCACTCTCCACTCTGAGATGCCCGACGCGCCACTCACGCACTTGTGGATTCCCGGCGAGCGGGTGCGAACCGAGACGTTCGCCCCGCGTGGTGGCGGCGACACTTACGAGCGCCCGGATCTCGCAGAGCACAGCCGCACCCTCCTTGACGCCTTTACCAGGTCGATCAGCGAGTTCCAAGGGAAAGCGGACCTCGACATAGCGACTGACCTCATCGTTGAGATCGCGATGGCAGCCGACCGTCCGGCAGGCAAGGAGCGGCTTCATCTGCGAAACCTTGGCTTCGAGGTTGTGGCCTTGTCACCCGAGGCAGCTAACGTTGCCATCGCACGGATTCCGCG
The Gemmatimonas sp. UBA7669 genome window above contains:
- a CDS encoding NAD(P)/FAD-dependent oxidoreductase, producing the protein MSAVPPVSDVVVCGAGIAGLAVAHELAVTHGLRVLVVSEHAPMSLTSDKSTEAYRNWWPGPDDAMVRFMNRSIDRLEHWAERTGNRFLLNRRGYVYATTRASRAAEFERNAALASAQGAGPLRVYRSTAEAEQYQPSALQGWANHPPGADLFLDAESIRAHFPWLSPDVCAVLHARRCGWFSGQQLGMMLLEELRAADGVLVEGRVERVRVEGGRVVGVDVALGGESRHVSCGAFVNAAGPHARAVGALCGQDLPLFSEAHYKLSMEDEHGVVDRGTGLVILDDPISLPWSSEERAELAADPDLAWMTHELPAGIHLRPEGYGASRTVLMLWDYHGAQRYDAPMYPLPEDPYYPEVVLRGMCALAPGLRAYLERLPRCWVDGGYYTKTRENRPLIGPAGADGAYVCAGFSGFGLMAAPAAAEMVGARLVGSEGPEYAAAFDVRRYEDSGYRARLESWGETGQL